A genome region from Euzebya rosea includes the following:
- a CDS encoding flagellar FlbD family protein, which produces MITLTRLSGQRFALNPDLMERIEATPDTVVSLVDGTKHVVIEDVDQVVALVRHFRASVVALAQQMEVQPAPAGPGLDSAPAPGLRLVTRSGGE; this is translated from the coding sequence GTGATAACTCTCACCCGACTCAGCGGGCAACGCTTCGCGTTGAACCCCGACCTCATGGAGCGCATCGAAGCGACTCCGGACACGGTCGTGTCACTCGTGGACGGCACCAAGCACGTCGTCATCGAGGACGTGGACCAGGTCGTGGCCCTCGTGCGTCACTTCCGGGCCAGCGTCGTCGCGCTCGCCCAGCAGATGGAGGTCCAGCCGGCTCCTGCCGGTCCGGGACTCGACAGCGCACCCGCCCCCGGCCTGCGGCTCGTCACCCGA
- a CDS encoding cell wall-binding repeat-containing protein, with amino-acid sequence MPSPSIRLAPSALAVALLLALVATVLVATPAAAESRCWADDAGDVDANNTEADERLDTVPEIDILAVCADLNADRLQMTFRVAAPHDPAGNVDWDDTATSLGVEIDVMGEDPENTDRDYTVNMARFQDQPAGAFPEVRVYKGNDRTAYDPDGDGPQAPCAQPGAFDGLRYTLTLPARCIDNVSSIQLAMYAFHDAQLDDPSAGFYDEVPAFPDYNGPVTTAADAETPVDRLSGPARVETAIVISQDDFEEGTADAVVLARADASPDALAGAPLAVAVNGPLLLTARDSLPTSVEAEIQRVLPDGGRVLLSGGTAAIADTVADRLVELGYEVTRAAGDTRYATSVEVARAAVEDPSVIVVADGNGFADALVGGALAAEEDGVQVLSNGTQLDQTATDYLAEHPDAEVIAVGQNAVQAVPDANVQLSGSSSFETAVAVARERYDNPSGIAIASGTNFPDGLAGGAHAGRAGIPLLLSWPDVLPDSASTYLSEVTPVDRVVMYGGVAATSYTVEATAASALG; translated from the coding sequence ATGCCCTCCCCCTCCATCCGTCTCGCGCCCTCCGCACTGGCGGTCGCACTGCTGCTCGCGCTGGTGGCCACCGTGCTGGTCGCGACGCCCGCTGCCGCCGAGTCCCGCTGCTGGGCCGACGACGCCGGCGACGTCGACGCCAACAACACCGAGGCCGACGAGCGGCTCGACACCGTGCCGGAGATCGACATCCTCGCGGTCTGCGCCGACCTCAACGCCGACCGTCTCCAGATGACCTTCCGCGTGGCCGCCCCCCACGATCCAGCGGGCAACGTTGACTGGGACGACACCGCGACGTCGCTCGGGGTCGAGATCGACGTCATGGGCGAGGACCCGGAGAACACCGACCGGGACTACACCGTCAACATGGCCCGCTTCCAGGACCAGCCCGCCGGGGCCTTCCCCGAGGTTCGCGTCTACAAGGGCAACGACCGGACCGCTTACGATCCCGACGGCGACGGTCCGCAGGCACCCTGCGCCCAGCCAGGGGCGTTCGACGGGCTGCGCTACACGCTGACCCTGCCGGCTCGGTGCATCGACAATGTGTCCAGCATCCAGCTGGCCATGTACGCCTTCCACGACGCCCAGCTCGACGACCCCAGCGCCGGGTTCTACGACGAGGTCCCCGCGTTCCCCGACTACAACGGCCCCGTCACCACCGCCGCTGACGCCGAGACGCCCGTTGACCGCCTGTCCGGTCCGGCTCGCGTCGAGACGGCCATCGTCATCAGCCAGGACGACTTCGAGGAGGGCACCGCCGACGCGGTGGTCCTGGCCCGCGCCGACGCCTCGCCCGATGCCCTCGCCGGTGCGCCGCTGGCCGTGGCCGTCAACGGTCCGCTGCTCCTGACCGCACGCGACTCCCTGCCCACGTCCGTGGAGGCCGAGATCCAGCGGGTCCTGCCCGACGGCGGCCGGGTGCTGCTGTCCGGTGGCACCGCGGCGATCGCCGACACCGTGGCCGACCGGCTGGTCGAGCTGGGCTACGAGGTCACCCGTGCGGCCGGTGACACGCGCTACGCCACGTCCGTCGAGGTCGCGCGCGCGGCCGTCGAGGACCCGTCGGTGATCGTCGTGGCCGACGGCAACGGCTTCGCCGACGCCCTGGTGGGCGGCGCGCTGGCTGCGGAGGAAGACGGCGTCCAGGTGCTGTCCAACGGCACGCAGCTGGACCAGACCGCGACCGACTACCTGGCCGAGCACCCCGACGCCGAGGTCATCGCGGTCGGCCAGAACGCGGTGCAGGCCGTGCCCGACGCCAACGTCCAGCTGTCGGGCTCCAGCTCCTTCGAGACCGCCGTCGCCGTCGCCCGCGAGCGCTACGACAATCCCTCCGGCATCGCCATCGCCAGCGGGACCAACTTCCCCGACGGCCTGGCCGGTGGTGCCCACGCCGGGCGCGCAGGCATCCCCCTGCTGCTCAGCTGGCCCGACGTCCTGCCCGACAGCGCGTCCACGTACCTCAGCGAGGTCACCCCGGTGGACCGCGTCGTGATGTACGGCGGCGTCGCCGCCACGAGCTACACGGTGGAGGCCACCGCGGCATCCGCCCTCGGTTGA
- a CDS encoding cell wall-binding repeat-containing protein: MTVVAVALVAAVLTALPASASEECLADADGDLVDLVTGNTATNPNGDLRAMCVTHSPGTLVLHARLGGATDVATHPAWEPGRSALVFQVDVDPPAPGGEGTHEYDVVIGRAAGEPAWTVQRADDGEVVCGDVFPADGLPTDRLPTFDLTLATADCLPTPDGAAPSAVRVGTFLIFAEAGSNSTLDEMPSATELYGGTVDTAPRPDEVPHAGVIRVDGRTRIETAIAVSQQAFPAEDSAGAVVLATGRPPTADGTAPVSSPDALAAAPLATHVGGPVLLVGSPGPGQLAGDVLAEIDRVLAPGSTVYLVGGDAVLHSSVADDLTAAGYTARRLAGLSRESTSLAVALEIDRDPTRIVLVDGSRFEHALLGAAYAAQANALPTGPDGGPAGHAVLLLTTRDEQGQPSLHHTHPGYVRTDRPGRQIVTIGHAATQAAQAAGLSVAPEDQLVAPDDDVFATSLLVADRYVDGRPTPTPVATAEGTEPLPGIAAPAVPTSVVVTSGVDFPDALGGAALAGRYGVPLLFSWPDSLPGPTRAWLRALPNRIDPGFVIGGPAALRDGVAAQLSGCGTDPVDQRTAECRPARRE; the protein is encoded by the coding sequence GTGACCGTCGTCGCCGTCGCCCTCGTCGCGGCCGTGCTGACGGCGCTGCCGGCGTCCGCCAGCGAGGAGTGCCTGGCCGACGCCGACGGCGACCTGGTGGACCTCGTCACCGGGAACACGGCCACGAACCCCAACGGCGACCTGCGCGCGATGTGCGTGACCCATTCCCCCGGCACGCTGGTGCTGCATGCCCGGCTCGGCGGGGCCACCGACGTGGCCACCCACCCGGCATGGGAACCGGGACGATCCGCGCTGGTCTTCCAGGTCGACGTGGACCCGCCTGCGCCCGGTGGGGAGGGCACCCACGAGTACGACGTCGTCATCGGACGCGCCGCGGGCGAACCCGCCTGGACCGTGCAGCGCGCCGATGACGGAGAGGTCGTGTGCGGAGACGTGTTCCCGGCCGACGGCCTTCCCACGGACCGGCTGCCCACGTTCGACCTGACCCTCGCCACCGCCGACTGCCTGCCCACCCCCGACGGCGCCGCCCCCTCCGCGGTCCGTGTCGGCACCTTCCTGATCTTCGCCGAGGCAGGCAGCAACTCCACGCTGGACGAGATGCCGTCGGCGACCGAGCTCTACGGGGGCACGGTGGACACCGCACCGCGCCCCGACGAGGTCCCGCACGCCGGGGTGATCCGCGTCGACGGGCGCACACGGATCGAGACGGCCATCGCGGTCAGCCAGCAGGCGTTCCCCGCGGAGGACAGCGCCGGAGCCGTCGTCCTCGCCACCGGCCGTCCGCCCACCGCGGACGGCACCGCCCCCGTGTCCAGCCCCGATGCGCTGGCGGCCGCACCGCTGGCAACCCACGTCGGCGGGCCCGTCCTGCTCGTCGGCAGCCCCGGACCGGGTCAGCTGGCCGGGGACGTCCTGGCCGAGATCGACCGCGTGCTGGCCCCGGGGTCGACGGTGTACCTGGTGGGAGGGGACGCCGTCCTGCACAGCTCCGTGGCCGACGACCTGACCGCCGCCGGCTACACGGCGCGACGCCTGGCCGGCCTGTCCCGCGAGTCGACGTCACTGGCCGTGGCCCTGGAGATCGACCGCGACCCCACGCGCATCGTCCTCGTCGACGGCAGCCGCTTCGAGCACGCGCTGCTCGGCGCCGCCTACGCCGCCCAGGCCAACGCCCTTCCGACCGGCCCCGACGGTGGCCCGGCCGGGCACGCCGTGCTGCTGCTGACGACGCGCGACGAGCAGGGCCAGCCGTCGTTGCACCACACCCATCCGGGGTACGTGCGGACCGACCGCCCGGGCCGACAGATCGTCACCATCGGCCACGCCGCCACGCAGGCCGCACAGGCCGCGGGACTGTCCGTCGCCCCGGAGGACCAGCTCGTCGCGCCGGACGACGACGTGTTCGCCACCTCCCTGCTGGTCGCCGACCGCTACGTGGACGGCAGGCCGACACCCACCCCGGTGGCGACCGCCGAGGGCACCGAGCCGCTGCCCGGTATCGCCGCTCCGGCCGTGCCGACCTCCGTGGTGGTCACCAGCGGCGTTGACTTCCCCGACGCCCTGGGCGGTGCAGCCCTCGCCGGCCGCTACGGGGTGCCCCTGCTGTTCAGCTGGCCCGACTCCCTTCCCGGACCGACCCGGGCATGGCTCCGGGCGCTCCCGAACCGCATCGATCCCGGCTTCGTCATCGGTGGTCCGGCGGCCCTGCGGGACGGCGTGGCGGCCCAGCTGTCGGGCTGCGGGACGGACCCGGTCGACCAGCGGACCGCCGAGTGCCGTCCGGCACGACGCGAGTAG
- a CDS encoding flagellar hook protein FlgE, producing the protein MLRSMYSGISGLRSHQIYMDTVGSNIANVNTTGYKSSGVIFSDMLSQVLTGAGAPGELAGGTNPAQVGLGTRIAGIQTSFVQGATQLTGRATDMAIQGDGFFVARAGNENLYTRAGSLSFDANGALVTPSGGIIQGWTANADGVVDINSPVRDLTVPIGQILQPSESTSVQLGGNLPADAAVGEAIVTTIDIVDAQGTALPLTLTWTKTGDDAWEVSATTPDPANPGATLDLISPATPVTFDATTGLPSIASATIATAGLPGEWAGADITVDFGEPGDPDGLVQFSGEQTMTALDQDGSEIGFLRSFSIDPSGLISGVFSNGMRRDLGQVALAAFNNPTGLERAGDTAFRATGNSGEATMGVAGTGPFGAIAGGTVEMSNVDLAAEFTNMISAQRGFQANSRVITASDEILQDLVNMKR; encoded by the coding sequence ATGCTTCGCTCGATGTACTCCGGAATCTCCGGACTCCGCAGCCACCAGATCTACATGGACACCGTCGGCAGCAACATCGCCAACGTCAACACCACCGGCTACAAGTCATCCGGTGTCATCTTCTCCGACATGCTCAGCCAGGTCCTGACCGGCGCCGGCGCGCCGGGCGAGCTGGCCGGTGGCACCAACCCCGCCCAGGTCGGCCTCGGGACCCGCATCGCCGGGATCCAGACCAGCTTCGTGCAGGGAGCCACCCAGCTGACCGGCCGGGCGACCGACATGGCCATCCAGGGCGACGGGTTCTTCGTCGCCCGGGCGGGCAACGAGAACCTCTACACCCGTGCCGGGTCGCTGTCCTTCGACGCCAACGGCGCGCTGGTCACCCCCAGCGGCGGGATCATCCAGGGCTGGACGGCCAACGCCGACGGCGTGGTCGACATCAACTCGCCCGTCCGTGACCTCACGGTGCCGATCGGGCAGATCCTGCAGCCCAGCGAGTCCACGTCGGTCCAGCTCGGCGGCAACCTGCCGGCCGACGCCGCCGTCGGCGAGGCGATCGTCACGACCATCGACATCGTCGATGCCCAGGGCACGGCCCTGCCGCTGACCCTCACGTGGACCAAGACCGGCGACGACGCCTGGGAGGTGTCCGCCACCACACCCGACCCGGCCAACCCGGGTGCCACCCTGGACCTGATCAGCCCGGCAACGCCCGTCACGTTCGACGCCACCACCGGGCTGCCGAGCATCGCGTCGGCCACGATCGCCACCGCCGGGCTGCCCGGTGAGTGGGCCGGGGCGGACATCACCGTTGACTTCGGCGAACCCGGCGACCCCGACGGGCTGGTGCAGTTCTCCGGCGAGCAGACCATGACGGCGCTCGACCAGGACGGATCGGAGATCGGGTTCCTGCGTTCGTTCTCCATCGATCCGTCAGGGCTGATCTCCGGGGTGTTCTCCAACGGCATGCGCCGCGACCTCGGCCAGGTCGCGCTGGCCGCGTTCAACAACCCGACCGGCCTGGAACGCGCAGGCGACACCGCGTTCCGCGCAACCGGGAACTCCGGCGAAGCCACCATGGGCGTCGCGGGGACCGGGCCGTTCGGTGCCATCGCCGGGGGCACCGTGGAGATGTCCAACGTGGACCTCGCCGCGGAGTTCACCAACATGATCTCCGCCCAGCGTGGCTTCCAGGCCAACTCACGGGTCATCACCGCCAGCGACGAGATCCTGCAGGACCTCGTCAACATGAAGCGCTAG
- a CDS encoding flagellar hook assembly protein FlgD produces the protein MPDAISAATTTPQVVTSDTPTLDPSLLQTPDSFDQEMFLQLLVAQLKYQNPLDPMDSSEFMAQSAQFTTVEKLEQLTTRIGESIANDRLGTATGLIGRQVSYTRADGSAAAGDVTSVRFEPFGPVLVLSDRTEIGMADIASVSARTA, from the coding sequence GTGCCCGACGCCATCAGCGCCGCGACGACCACCCCCCAGGTGGTCACCAGCGACACGCCGACCCTCGACCCGTCGTTGCTGCAGACCCCCGACAGCTTCGACCAGGAGATGTTCCTGCAGCTGCTCGTCGCCCAGCTGAAGTACCAGAACCCCCTCGACCCCATGGACTCCAGCGAGTTCATGGCCCAGAGCGCCCAGTTCACCACCGTGGAGAAGCTCGAGCAGCTGACCACGAGGATCGGTGAGTCGATCGCCAACGACCGCCTCGGCACCGCCACCGGCCTCATCGGCCGCCAGGTGTCCTACACCCGTGCCGATGGCAGCGCCGCTGCCGGCGACGTGACCTCGGTCCGCTTCGAACCGTTCGGCCCCGTCCTCGTCCTCTCCGACCGCACCGAGATCGGCATGGCCGACATCGCGTCGGTCTCCGCTCGCACCGCCTGA
- a CDS encoding flagellar hook-length control protein FliK: MYTPPTAMPIQAPTAPRTIPTIADGRRPSQPDERFGAMLNTAVAAQEGPDRPDADIGAAGDAPAEERAVDDTTVDDRSVEDGTNEGSGIAGDDPVDADQEVEATDGDAGGEVPVGDTGHATPPVATDPPAPQVDLPTTEPADDDAGVTDPAGPEATPDAAVDADRGPTIAAEATMSAGFRARLQAAGTSTTSEGATVGDAVVSDPVVAATAHPGTEGAAPVTAGADVDADADIATANAPSLEDGDAPSTAAADGPVAEPLGTASTASTTGTGPTTGTGQAAVTTPAPVAPTTVTTTAAPTAPSAGTVPPQVPVAGQLASAVAAMQRRGDGEYVASLDLHPAELGRVRVEIEIRAGVVNVQVAAEQAGTRGLLHDQLADLRAALEQGGMDTGQLDVASHGFGHDRDDGDGGADRSSPPEATSIASSPLSPIPSPTLVDLPSGRIDVRL, from the coding sequence ATGTACACACCCCCGACCGCCATGCCGATCCAGGCCCCCACCGCGCCTCGGACGATCCCCACGATCGCGGACGGCCGCCGGCCGAGCCAGCCCGACGAGCGGTTCGGCGCGATGCTCAACACCGCGGTCGCCGCACAGGAGGGTCCCGACCGTCCCGACGCCGACATCGGCGCCGCAGGGGATGCCCCTGCCGAGGAGCGCGCCGTCGATGACACCACCGTGGACGACCGGTCCGTGGAGGACGGGACGAACGAGGGCAGCGGCATCGCCGGGGACGACCCCGTGGACGCCGATCAGGAGGTCGAGGCGACCGACGGCGACGCGGGTGGCGAGGTCCCCGTCGGGGACACCGGCCATGCCACCCCCCCGGTCGCCACCGATCCTCCGGCACCGCAGGTCGACCTCCCCACGACGGAACCGGCCGACGACGACGCAGGGGTCACCGACCCGGCAGGCCCGGAGGCCACGCCCGACGCAGCGGTCGACGCGGACCGGGGCCCGACGATCGCCGCCGAGGCCACGATGTCAGCGGGGTTCCGCGCGCGGCTGCAGGCCGCCGGAACGTCCACCACCAGCGAGGGTGCGACCGTGGGCGACGCCGTCGTGTCGGACCCCGTCGTCGCCGCCACCGCCCACCCAGGGACGGAGGGTGCTGCGCCTGTCACCGCCGGCGCCGACGTCGACGCGGACGCCGACATCGCAACCGCCAACGCCCCCTCGCTGGAGGACGGGGACGCCCCGTCCACGGCGGCAGCCGATGGACCCGTCGCCGAGCCACTCGGGACGGCCTCGACGGCCTCGACCACCGGCACCGGCCCGACCACCGGCACCGGCCAGGCCGCCGTGACCACCCCGGCGCCCGTTGCCCCCACGACGGTGACGACCACCGCCGCCCCGACTGCCCCCTCCGCGGGGACGGTGCCACCGCAGGTCCCCGTGGCCGGTCAGCTCGCATCCGCCGTCGCCGCCATGCAGCGTCGTGGGGACGGGGAGTACGTGGCCAGCCTGGACCTGCACCCCGCCGAGCTCGGCCGGGTCCGCGTGGAGATCGAGATCCGCGCCGGCGTCGTCAACGTGCAGGTCGCCGCGGAGCAGGCCGGCACGCGTGGACTGCTGCACGACCAGCTGGCCGACCTGCGCGCAGCGCTGGAGCAGGGCGGCATGGACACCGGACAGCTCGACGTCGCCTCCCACGGGTTCGGCCACGACCGCGACGACGGCGATGGCGGCGCCGATCGGTCCAGCCCCCCCGAGGCGACCAGCATCGCCTCCTCACCGTTGTCCCCCATCCCCTCCCCGACCCTCGTCGACCTGCCCTCGGGCCGGATCGACGTCCGACTCTAG
- a CDS encoding transglycosylase SLT domain-containing protein, whose product MSPTPSLSVASRIASIESRIAGLRGITSSGSAVLGSDELFAQQLARQNGATARTVSAAPSAPAQATSTLPTTSTLPTTSVLPAMAGATGGSSQGAAVSATALPYYGRQEGVVTGGPIGRLGDSAEAALQPGADFGEAVVALAQRELGTPYVWGGESHAEGGFDCSGLVLHAYRQAGIELPRVSRDQARVGEAVPSLDQAIPGDLVAFGSPVDHIGIYAGDGMMVVAPRTGDVVKMQRITRTPTAIRRIVPEGTVVALPEATSTTTTTSGPTAASEGPLVGVPFAAELNAAAQRHGIDPRLLAAVARAESGYDPTAQSPAGAQGLMQIMPATAAELGVDPFDPAQAADGAARYLSQQLSAFGTTELALAAYNAGPGNVRRYGGIPPFTETQTYVQRVIGFMGAI is encoded by the coding sequence ATGAGCCCGACGCCGAGCCTGTCGGTCGCCAGCCGGATCGCCTCGATCGAGTCGAGGATCGCTGGACTGCGCGGCATCACCTCCAGCGGCTCCGCCGTGCTGGGCTCCGACGAGCTGTTCGCCCAGCAGCTCGCCCGCCAGAACGGCGCGACCGCGAGGACCGTGTCCGCGGCACCATCGGCCCCAGCCCAGGCCACCTCGACGCTGCCCACGACCTCGACGCTGCCGACCACGTCGGTGCTGCCCGCCATGGCGGGAGCCACGGGCGGCAGCAGCCAGGGTGCAGCGGTGTCCGCCACCGCGCTGCCGTACTACGGACGACAGGAGGGCGTGGTCACCGGTGGCCCCATCGGCCGTCTGGGCGACAGCGCAGAGGCCGCCCTGCAGCCGGGTGCGGACTTCGGCGAGGCCGTCGTGGCCCTGGCCCAGCGCGAGCTCGGCACGCCCTACGTCTGGGGTGGCGAGTCCCATGCCGAGGGCGGGTTCGACTGCTCCGGACTGGTCCTGCACGCCTACCGCCAGGCGGGGATCGAGCTGCCCCGCGTCAGCCGTGACCAGGCCCGGGTCGGGGAGGCCGTCCCGTCGCTGGACCAGGCCATCCCCGGCGACCTCGTGGCCTTCGGCTCCCCGGTGGACCACATCGGCATCTACGCCGGCGACGGCATGATGGTCGTCGCGCCGCGCACCGGTGACGTCGTGAAGATGCAGCGGATCACCAGGACACCGACGGCCATCCGTCGGATCGTGCCCGAGGGAACCGTCGTGGCACTGCCAGAGGCGACCTCGACGACCACCACGACCTCGGGCCCCACGGCAGCCAGCGAGGGTCCCCTGGTCGGGGTGCCGTTCGCCGCCGAGCTCAACGCCGCCGCCCAGCGCCACGGCATCGACCCGCGGCTCCTGGCCGCCGTCGCCCGCGCCGAGTCCGGCTACGACCCCACCGCCCAGTCCCCCGCCGGGGCCCAGGGGCTGATGCAGATCATGCCGGCCACGGCTGCCGAGCTCGGGGTCGACCCGTTCGACCCCGCCCAGGCCGCCGACGGCGCCGCCCGCTACCTGTCCCAGCAGCTGTCGGCGTTCGGCACCACCGAGCTGGCGCTGGCCGCCTACAACGCCGGGCCGGGCAACGTCCGCCGGTACGGCGGGATCCCGCCCTTCACCGAGACCCAGACCTACGTGCAGCGGGTCATCGGGTTCATGGGAGCCATCTGA
- a CDS encoding flagellar FliJ family protein — MKRFAFRLSRVQRVREIERDRARGEWARARAQQTAAEQQLQTLRADAAAEANGLGTGTVMTTADVRAAAFRASLRARAAEMATMELARAREATEARAAELLAANTAVDALDKLEQRHRETWEADARRHEAAVLDDVATTRSARVPEGRR; from the coding sequence ATGAAGCGCTTCGCCTTCCGGCTGTCCCGTGTCCAGCGCGTGCGCGAGATCGAACGTGACCGTGCCCGCGGCGAATGGGCTCGTGCCCGCGCCCAGCAGACCGCTGCCGAGCAGCAGCTGCAGACGCTCCGGGCGGACGCCGCTGCAGAGGCCAACGGCCTCGGCACCGGCACCGTCATGACCACCGCCGACGTCCGCGCAGCGGCCTTCCGTGCCAGCCTGCGTGCCCGCGCCGCCGAGATGGCCACCATGGAGCTGGCCCGGGCTCGGGAGGCGACCGAGGCGCGTGCCGCCGAGCTCCTGGCCGCCAACACCGCGGTCGACGCCCTCGACAAGCTCGAGCAGCGACACCGGGAGACCTGGGAGGCCGACGCCCGACGCCACGAGGCAGCCGTGCTCGACGACGTCGCCACCACCCGGTCGGCCCGTGTCCCCGAGGGACGACGATGA
- a CDS encoding FliI/YscN family ATPase, which yields MPSDLGTLASPLDRVLARATAAAPPVVSGRVTRVVGLNLEVDGLRAAIGDEMVVHTGNGLLPAEVVGLSDHGLICMAYGDLMGVGIGDRVVATGNAQTIRVGAELLGRVVDGLGQPLDGGPPLEVRGDGHCVEVTLDGTPPHPLRRQRVEVPLGVGVRAIDTLIPCGRGQRMGIFAGSGVGKSSLLSMIARGSDADVTVLALIGERGREVREFIEHDLGPEGLARSVVVVATSDQPALVRLRAAFVATRIAEHFRDQGSDVLLMMDSLTRFSMAQREIGLAAGEPPATRGYPPSVFTLMPKLLERAGCGETGSITGLYTVLVEGDDMQDPVGDAARSILDGHIVLSRRLATAGHFPTIDVLESASRVANRVTNADQRDAATELRRMMAALRDARDLVDIGAYVPGSNADVDRALALDPAITRFLQQPMDELTHPELSWRTLRQILGHGRTDAASGAAR from the coding sequence GTGCCCAGCGACCTCGGAACGCTTGCCTCTCCCCTCGACCGCGTCCTCGCGCGGGCGACGGCGGCGGCCCCTCCCGTCGTCAGCGGCAGGGTCACGCGCGTGGTGGGCCTCAACCTCGAGGTCGACGGCCTGCGCGCAGCGATCGGTGACGAGATGGTCGTCCACACCGGCAACGGGTTGCTGCCCGCCGAGGTCGTGGGGCTCAGCGATCACGGGCTGATCTGCATGGCCTACGGCGACCTCATGGGCGTCGGCATCGGCGACCGGGTCGTCGCCACGGGCAACGCCCAGACCATCCGCGTCGGCGCCGAGCTGCTCGGTCGTGTGGTCGACGGGCTCGGCCAGCCCCTCGACGGTGGCCCGCCGCTGGAGGTCCGCGGCGACGGCCACTGCGTGGAGGTCACCCTCGACGGCACGCCACCGCACCCGCTGCGCCGCCAGCGGGTCGAGGTGCCGCTCGGCGTCGGCGTCAGGGCCATCGACACCCTCATCCCCTGCGGTCGTGGCCAGCGCATGGGCATCTTCGCCGGCTCCGGTGTCGGCAAGTCCTCGCTGCTCAGCATGATCGCCCGCGGCAGCGACGCCGACGTCACGGTGCTCGCCCTGATCGGCGAGCGTGGCCGTGAGGTCCGCGAGTTCATCGAGCACGACCTGGGCCCCGAGGGACTGGCCCGTTCCGTCGTGGTCGTCGCGACATCCGACCAGCCGGCCCTGGTCCGGCTGCGCGCCGCGTTCGTCGCCACCCGGATCGCCGAGCACTTCCGCGATCAGGGCTCCGACGTCCTGCTGATGATGGACTCCCTCACCAGGTTCTCCATGGCGCAGCGCGAGATCGGCCTGGCCGCCGGCGAACCGCCCGCCACCCGCGGCTACCCACCCAGCGTCTTCACGCTGATGCCGAAGCTGCTGGAGCGGGCCGGCTGCGGCGAGACCGGGTCCATCACCGGCCTGTACACCGTGCTGGTCGAGGGCGACGACATGCAGGACCCCGTCGGTGACGCCGCCCGCTCGATCCTCGACGGCCACATCGTCCTGTCCCGCCGGCTGGCCACCGCCGGCCACTTCCCCACGATCGACGTGCTCGAGTCCGCGTCGCGTGTCGCCAACCGCGTCACCAACGCCGACCAGCGCGACGCCGCCACGGAGCTGCGACGGATGATGGCCGCCCTGCGCGACGCCCGCGACCTGGTCGACATCGGTGCCTACGTCCCCGGCTCCAACGCCGACGTCGACCGGGCCCTCGCCCTGGACCCGGCCATCACCCGGTTCCTCCAGCAGCCGATGGACGAGCTGACGCACCCCGAGCTGTCGTGGCGGACCCTGCGCCAGATCCTCGGGCACGGCCGCACGGACGCCGCGAGCGGTGCTGCCCGATGA
- a CDS encoding FliH/SctL family protein, with product MSSSSDRAPRVGILRGAVAGRPAVVPAMSDPRRPRGVPQVDAAALAALHEQAQREGWQAGYEAGLAAGQQDAHDRAAEAEQRHRAALDALLGAVADLRHREVASLEHVADQTALLALRIAEIVLEREITSASDPGRDAIARAIDLVPEEGDVRIRMNPADIQAMGQVEDLMPGRGVELIADPTVTSGGCVVNVDATRIDAQIPTALGRVAEVLR from the coding sequence ATGAGTTCGTCGAGTGACCGTGCCCCCCGCGTGGGCATCCTCCGCGGGGCGGTCGCCGGCCGTCCTGCCGTGGTACCCGCCATGTCGGATCCCCGCCGTCCGCGGGGTGTGCCTCAGGTCGACGCCGCCGCGCTGGCGGCCCTGCACGAACAGGCCCAGCGGGAGGGATGGCAGGCCGGCTACGAGGCCGGCCTCGCCGCTGGCCAGCAGGACGCCCACGATCGGGCAGCCGAGGCCGAGCAGCGCCACCGCGCCGCCCTCGATGCCCTGCTGGGAGCGGTCGCCGACCTCCGCCATCGCGAGGTCGCGTCCCTCGAGCACGTGGCCGACCAGACCGCCCTGCTGGCCCTGCGCATCGCCGAGATCGTGCTGGAACGGGAGATCACCTCGGCCAGCGACCCCGGCCGCGATGCCATCGCCCGGGCGATCGACCTCGTGCCGGAGGAAGGGGACGTGCGCATCCGCATGAACCCTGCCGACATCCAGGCGATGGGCCAGGTCGAGGACCTGATGCCCGGCCGTGGCGTCGAGCTGATCGCCGACCCGACGGTCACCTCCGGTGGGTGCGTCGTCAACGTGGACGCGACGCGGATCGACGCCCAGATCCCGACCGCGCTCGGTCGGGTCGCCGAGGTCCTGCGCTGA